AGGACAGGGAAATATAAAACCTACTTGGGGGGTATTTCTATGCCCAGAAAAAGCAAGATAGACTCAGCTTTGAAAATATCTCTAGTTGAAAGCTATCTCCGAGACGAAATCAGCTGCACAGAAGCGACAAGGCAAGCGGGGCTTAGGGGCCGCGCATCGTTTAGGAGTTGGGTCCGGATTTACCAAAATGAAGGTCCCGGAGGATTGCTCGCTCAATCGAGAAACAGACATTATTCACAGGAGCTGAAATTGGCTGCCGTTCATGCCTATCTGAGCGGAGAAGGATCCTTCACGGAGACGGCGTATCGCTATGGCTTACGGTCAAAAGCTCAACTTCAAAGCTGGATACAGGCATATACTACTCATGGATGGATCCAATCGCGCACAAGCGGAGGAGGCAGCTCCATGAGAAAAGCCAGACAGACAACCCAGGAAGAACGCCTTGAAATCGTACGGTACTGCCTTGCTAAGGATAATAATTATGGAGCGACGGCGCTGAAATATAACTGTTCCTATCAGCAGGTGCGCAACTGGGTGCTCCGTTATGAGAGCATGGGCCCCGCCGGCCTTGAAGACCGTCGTGGACGGCGGATTGGAACCCTGCCAGCCCGGACACCAGAGGAAAAGCAGCGTGACAGGATTGCAGAACTGGAACGCAAGAACCGCGACCTTCAGATGGAGAACGACCTGTTAAAAAAAATCAGAGAGTTAGAGATGAAAGATCGCTCTCTCTGACTCGACATCCCTACAAATACCAAGCGATCAAAGAACTGACTGAAGCCAAGCACTACCCCCTGCAAAAGCTCTGTCAGTGCCAGCGGCTTTCGCGCAGCGCGTATTATCGCTGGCTTAAAGGTCCTGTCAGCTTCAGTGAGAAGTACAATACCGAGCTCTCCGAGAAGATCAAGGCCATTCATGAGAACCATCCGGATATGGGTTACCGGCGAATCAGGAACGAACTGGAAAGGAATCACGGCATCGCAGAGAACGATAAGCGGGTACTCAGGATCTGTCGCGGAGAGCGTATTCAATCCACGATCAAGTGGAGGCCAAAGAGCTGCACCAGAAGCAGCCAAGACCCTGCACATATCGCCAAAACTATCTCAACCGTGACTTTCACGCAGACGCACCGAACGAGAAATGG
This is a stretch of genomic DNA from Jonquetella anthropi DSM 22815. It encodes these proteins:
- a CDS encoding helix-turn-helix domain-containing protein encodes the protein MRKARQTTQEERLEIVRYCLAKDNNYGATALKYNCSYQQVRNWVLRYESMGPAGLEDRRGRRIGTLPARTPEEKQRDRIAELERKNRDLQMENDLLKKIRELEMKDRSL
- a CDS encoding IS3 family transposase, whose translation is MGYRRIRNELERNHGIAENDKRVLRICRGERIQSTIKWRPKSCTRSSQDPAHIAKTISTVTFTQTHRTRNG